One region of Portunus trituberculatus isolate SZX2019 unplaced genomic scaffold, ASM1759143v1 PGA_scaffold_63__7_contigs__length_466372, whole genome shotgun sequence genomic DNA includes:
- the LOC123500985 gene encoding uncharacterized protein LOC123500985, with translation MVLLMGIREEELVQRLISMDSGAPLQDLVTCCRSYEAARNTASAIQSSPSQLFSISAYRRGKRRDKAASSLQQPPSEQRGKPAAVDVSQPCQCCSRRHSYGQCPAVDSTCSNCGRKGHWAKTARCPAKDTQCRACKKTGHYDKCCRLTNATHSQNSSHATSQKKSSCRSVTRSPASEAMTPKPVCIHLTHGGSTSHLQMLPDTGADVTVIGQRHLSILQIPRDSLQPLPPVHTLTADGSEMAPALGCFQATLRLGQSLASPRSKFTMASRPHSSPMATARNWPSSPGVPEADSQAHADPPEGGRYTVRHSHTTTDPFAFQQQVKDELDSMVRQGIIEPAGDEPSAWCHPLVVVAKDKGVRITVDLTKLNSQVSRPAHPAPTPYAAVRRVTPSSRFFTTADALCGYWQLVLDEKDRHLTTFITPFGRFRHCRGPMGFAATGDAYCHRGDLALQGLENCVKRIHQMLSRCREHGITLNKDKFSVAEPQVRFCGYNLSPSGISAGEDRVSAIRDFPTPANLTDLRSFMGLVNQLSEFTPDIAAAAQLLRPLLSPKRTFTWTADHDEAFNHVKTVLLQPPVLAHFDPALPVVLQTDASRLHGIGYALLQDHGQGCTRLVQCGSRFLTDAETRYATIELELLAVVWAMSKCRLHLIGLQHFTLMTDHRPLVPILNAYTLDAIENPRLQRLKEKISPYLFTAVWRAGKLLRIPDALSRAPVSHPTPEDEMACTAATAHLRCVVAANAEGSDQNTPHHDADRTLQEFRAAARADPSYAHLTACLSAAAPCARLHDSHRGVEATRRRARQTVFWPGIDSDIANTVRAIGLLELRNSPNYTGRSPSQHLYGHPLRSCVPAHPESFSADWQTKTEECDRRAAARAEQVQAHYDQHARPLPKLCIGATVRIQDPVSLRWDKVGVVMGCSRNREYDVRLPSGRVWRRNRRLLRPLPPHGDDPPHHIPVVPCSDEKSSSALLAVPVAPRRSQRLMGKSSARDSATSVRGEGGSFAGVRAAALARPFLSELGMISVPQGCSISEVRNKFTDDGECVDERTDKRLTKLVYELVWYGSAIASKKEKDGLPE, from the exons ATGGTTTTGCTCATGGGCATCAGAGAGGAGGAGCTCGTTCAACGCCTCATCTCTATGGACTCAGGTGCCCCTCTCCAGGACCTGGTCACCTGCTGCCGCTCGTATGAGGCCGCCCGGAACACAGCATCCGCCATCCAGTCGTCTCCAAGTCAGCTGTTCTCCATCTCTGCCTACAGACGGGGAAAGCGACGTGACAAGGCCGCCTCCTCACTTCAGCAACCGCCTTCGGAACAGCGAGGGAAGCCTGCAGCCGTTGACGTGTCCCAACCCTGCCAGTGTTGCTCCCGCCGGCACTCATATGGTCAGTGCCCTGCTGTCGACAGCACCTGTAGCAACTGCGGACGCAAGGGCCATTGGGCAAAGACTGCCAGGTGCCCTGCCAAAGACACCCAATGTCGTGCCTGTAAAAAGACTGGGCATTACGACAAGTGCTGCAGGTTAACAAATGCGACTCACAGCCAGAACAGCTCTCACGCTACGTCACAGAAGAAGAGCTCCTGCCGCAGTGTGACTCGCAGTCCAGCGTCTGAGGCCATGACTCCTAAacctgtgtgtattcacctgacGCATGGAGGATCCACTTCCCACCTCCAAATGCTGCCAGATACAGGCGCGGACGTCACAGTCATTGGCCAGCGACACCTCAGCATTCTTCAAATCCCCAGGGACAGCCTACAGCCTCTACCTCCCGTGCACACGCTGACGGCGGACGGTTCAGAGATGGCACCTGCCCTGGGATGTTTTCAAGCTACCTTACGGCTCGGGCAAAGTCTTGCATCGCCCAGATCCAAGTTCACGATGGCGTCCAGACCCCACTCCTCTCCTATGGCCACTGCAAGGAACTGGCCATCATCTCCCGGAGTTCCCGAAGCCGATTCTCAAG CCCATGCAGATCCACCTGAAGGAGGGCGCTACACCGTTCGCCATTCACACACCACGACAGATCCCTTCGCATTCCAGCAGCAAGTCAAGGATGAGCTGGACTCCATGGTGCGTCAAGGGATAATTGAGCCTGCCGGCGATGAGCCGTCTGCCTGGTGTCACCCCTTGGTCGTCGTGGCTAAGGACAAGGGAGTTCGCATCACGGTGGACCTCACAAAGCTCAATAGCCAGGTTTCTCGCCCAGCTCACCCAGCACCAACACCTTACGCCGCTGTCCGCAGAGTCACTCCGTCATCCCGCTTCTTCACGACAGCAGATGCTCTGTGTGGGTACTGGCAGTTGGTACTTGACGAGAAGGATCGCCACCTCACAACTTTCATCACCCCGTTCGGCCGGTTTAGGCATTGCCGAGGCCCCATGGGCTTCGCAGCTACTGGTGACGCCTACTGCCACCGCGGCGACTTGGCACTCCAAGGGTTGGAGAATTGTGTCAAG AGGATTCATCAGATGCTCAGCAGATGCAGAGAGCACGGGATCACCCTCAACAAGGACAAGTTTTCAGTTGCCGAGCCTCAGGTCCGATTCTGTGGCTACAACCTCTCCCCCTCTGGCATCTCTGCAGGCGAAGACCGCGTCAGTGCAATCCGGGACTTTCCTACGCCCGCGAACTTGACTGACCTCCGCTCCTTTATGGGCTTAGTGAACCAGCTGTCAGAGTTCACCCCGGACATAGCAGCCGCAGCCCAGCTTCTTCGCCCTCTCTTGAGCCCTAAACGGACGTTCACTTGGACAGCGGACCATGATGAAGCCTTCAACCATGTCAAGACGGTGCTTCTCCAGCCGCCTGTTCTGGCCCACTTTGATCCAGCGCTACCAGTCGTCCTCCAGACGGATGCCTCCCGCCTTCATGGGATTGGGTACGCTCTCCTACAAGATCACGGCCAAGGATGCACACGACTAGTTCAATGTGGCTCACGCTTCCTCACTGACGCTGAGACGCGCTACGCCACCATTGAGCTCGAGCTGCTTGCCGTTGTATGGGCCATGTCCAAGTGTCGGCTCCACCTCATAGGCCTACAGCACTTCACGCTGATGACGGACCATCGGCCACTGGTCCCGATCCTGAATGCCTACACTTTGGACGCGATCGAGAATCCCCGTCTCCAACGTCTGAAGGAGAAAATCTCGCCCTACCTCTTCACAGCCGTATGGCGCGCCGGGAAGTTGCTACGCATCCCAGATGCTCTGTCGAGAGCCCCAGTCAGCCACCCCACTCCTGAGGACGAGATGGcgtgcactgctgccactgcccacCTGCGGTGTGTCGTAGCTGCCAACGCTGAAGGCTccgaccaaaacacaccacaccatgacgCCGATCGGACGCTCCAGGAGTTCAGAGCAGCAGCGAGGGCAGACCCGTCATATGCCCACCTCACCGCCTGC CTCTCCGCCGCCGCACCCTGTGCTCGTCTCCATGACAGCCACCGCGGTGTGGAAGCCACTCGCCGTCGGGCGAGGCAGACTGTTTTCTGGCCTGGCATTGACTCTGACATCGCCAATACTGTTCGTGCCATAGGTCTCCTGGAGCTGCGTAACTCTCCCAACTATACAGGACGGTCCCCTTCGCAACACCTCTATGGCCACCCTCTTCGGTCCTGCGTCCCTGCCCACCCAGAGTCCTTCTCCGCGGACTGGCAGACCAAGACGGAGGAATGCGACCGCCGCGCTGCCGCCCGAGCTGAACAGGTGCAGGCTCACTATGACCAGCACGCCAGGCCCCTCCCCAAGCTGTGCATTGGAGCCACAGTCCGCATCCAGGACCCTGTGTCTCTCCGCTGGGATAAGGTCGGTGTGGTCATGGGCTGCAGCAGGAACAGGGAATATGATGTTCGTCTCCCCAGCGGACGTGTCTGGCGACGTAACCGCCGTCTCCTGCGCCCATTGCCGCCCCATGGTGATGATCCTCCCCACCATATCCCTGTGGTTCCTTGCTCAGACGAGAAAAGTTCGTCTGCTTTACTTGCTGTCCCAGTTGCCCCACGTCGTTCCCAGCGGCTCATGGGAAAGAGTTCCGCTCGAGACAGTGCTACGAgcgtgaggggggagggag GTTCATTTGCTGGCGTACGTGCAGCAGCGTTGGCTCGACCCTTCCTCAGTGAGCTGGGTATGATTAGTGTCCCCCAGGGTTGCTCCATCTCGGAG GTGCGAAACAAATTCACTGATGACGGTGAATGTGTGGATGAAAGGACGGACAAGAGACTCACAAAACTCGTCTATGAATTGGTGTGGTATGGATCAGCCATTgcaagcaagaaggaaaaggatggtcTCCCTGAGTAG